A window of the Bdellovibrio sp. ZAP7 genome harbors these coding sequences:
- a CDS encoding ABC transporter permease, translated as MIEISGIKKSYKMGDNIVEALRDVTLTIEDGDFVAIMGPSGSGKSTLMHILGLLDVPTAGSYKLHGREVSKLSEDELAILRRDEIGFIFQQFNLLPRMPAWQNVSLPLLYSEKKFDFSKAEVLLGKVGLGTRGDHKPNELSGGQQQRVAIARSLINNPRIIFADEPTGNLDSKSEKEIMDILKSLNAQGITVVIVTHEEEIGAQANRLIRMRDGVVQSDERKVPLNKSNAPLSDQSLDSAFHFGELIEHFHQGWKTLAANKVRSGLSMLGILIGVAAVVTMLALGAGAQQSIEKQLSSMGSNLLILRAGNVRVAGVAQESGVRIRITTDDVAALKAQIPSIKNIVSNVNGRGQVTYLNKNWNTSVVGVSTAFVEVRNAEPVLGRFFSDDENQRRALVAVIGRTVSRELFGDKSPMGEVIKINKINFTVIGMLPEKGAQGPNDQDDRIVIPVQTAMYRMFGKNYVDSVDVEVAQKELIDETQSSLKEVLNKRHRVPLSAQSDAFQIFNMADLQQAIESSSKTMSMLLSSIAAISLLVGGIGIMNIMLVSVTERTREIGLRKAVGGRKIDILMQFLAESVVVSVIGGLLGIALAWGVTAGLAAAMGWPMSISANAVGLSFFFSAFIGIVFGLYPAKKASELHPIDALRHE; from the coding sequence ATATCTTGGGTTTATTGGACGTGCCGACAGCGGGCTCCTATAAACTTCATGGTCGCGAGGTTTCAAAACTTTCTGAAGATGAGCTCGCGATCTTACGCCGCGATGAAATCGGTTTTATCTTTCAGCAGTTCAATCTGCTGCCAAGAATGCCGGCGTGGCAAAACGTGTCTTTGCCGCTTTTATATTCTGAAAAGAAATTTGATTTCTCTAAGGCCGAAGTGCTTCTGGGAAAAGTAGGCTTGGGCACTCGGGGTGATCATAAACCGAATGAGTTATCAGGTGGTCAGCAGCAACGTGTGGCAATCGCACGGTCTTTAATTAATAATCCTCGTATCATTTTCGCCGATGAACCCACAGGAAACTTGGACTCGAAAAGTGAAAAAGAGATCATGGATATTCTAAAATCCTTGAATGCTCAAGGTATCACGGTCGTTATCGTCACCCACGAAGAAGAAATCGGGGCGCAAGCCAATCGCTTGATCCGTATGCGTGACGGCGTCGTGCAAAGTGACGAGCGTAAAGTGCCTTTGAATAAAAGCAACGCCCCGCTATCGGATCAGTCCTTGGATTCAGCTTTTCACTTTGGCGAGTTGATTGAGCACTTCCACCAAGGTTGGAAAACGTTGGCAGCCAACAAAGTTCGTTCAGGACTTTCCATGCTGGGTATTTTGATTGGTGTCGCAGCAGTCGTCACTATGCTGGCATTGGGCGCAGGCGCGCAGCAATCGATTGAAAAGCAATTGTCATCTATGGGCTCTAATCTTTTAATTTTGCGCGCGGGGAATGTGCGTGTGGCGGGGGTTGCCCAGGAGTCGGGCGTAAGGATTCGTATAACCACCGATGACGTGGCAGCCTTGAAAGCCCAAATCCCTTCGATTAAAAATATTGTTTCAAATGTAAATGGACGGGGCCAAGTTACTTATCTTAATAAAAACTGGAATACCTCCGTTGTAGGGGTATCGACGGCATTTGTCGAGGTAAGAAACGCAGAACCTGTGTTAGGCCGTTTTTTTTCGGATGACGAAAATCAACGCCGCGCTTTGGTGGCGGTCATTGGCAGAACTGTTTCAAGAGAGCTATTCGGTGATAAATCCCCGATGGGCGAAGTGATCAAAATTAATAAAATCAATTTCACCGTGATCGGAATGCTCCCAGAAAAAGGTGCGCAAGGTCCGAATGACCAAGACGACCGCATCGTCATTCCCGTGCAAACCGCAATGTATCGCATGTTTGGTAAGAACTACGTGGACTCTGTCGACGTTGAGGTTGCGCAAAAAGAATTGATCGACGAAACTCAATCCTCACTGAAGGAAGTTTTAAATAAACGCCATCGGGTGCCTTTGTCTGCTCAAAGCGATGCGTTCCAAATCTTCAACATGGCGGACCTTCAGCAAGCGATCGAAAGCAGCAGTAAAACCATGTCGATGCTTTTAAGCTCCATCGCCGCTATTTCATTGTTGGTCGGTGGTATCGGGATCATGAACATTATGTTGGTGTCGGTCACAGAAAGAACTCGTGAGATCGGTCTGCGCAAAGCCGTCGGCGGCCGCAAGATAGATATCTTAATGCAATTCCTGGCAGAATCCGTCGTGGTTTCGGTGATCGGTGGATTGTTGGGGATTGCTCTGGCCTGGGGAGTAACTGCAGGCTTAGCGGCAGCAATGGGTTGGCCCATGTCCATCTCTGCAAATGCAGTGGGCCTGTCCTTCTTTTTCTCTGCCTTCATCGGCATCGTCTTCGGTCTTTACCCGGCAAAGAAAGCCTCAGAACTTCATCCGATCGATGCCCTTCGCCACGAATAG
- a CDS encoding tRNA-dihydrouridine synthase, with amino-acid sequence MKLFLAPMEGVVDWVMRDTLTQIGGVDQCVTEFLRVTDRLHPESVFLKNCPELRTGSRTRWGTPVFVQLLGGQAEPLALNAERAVKLGALGIDLNFGCPAKTVNRHDGGASLLKSCDRVHTIVDTVRKAVPAHVPVTAKIRLGFDDPTKCIDIAQAVEAANASWLTIHCRTKTDGYKPPAYWEWIPRIKEKTKIKIIANGEIWNVHDFHRCVEVTGCDDYMIGRGVMSNPFIFKQIKQSLKQETVEEMNWQRAKPLLPQFFAASTEYINDYFAVSRTKQWLKALSLKNTEAKEVFDQIKILKKPQEFHSHLLKVTE; translated from the coding sequence TGGCTCCGATGGAAGGTGTTGTCGACTGGGTGATGAGAGATACTCTTACTCAGATCGGTGGCGTGGATCAGTGCGTGACAGAATTCTTACGCGTCACCGATCGCCTGCATCCCGAGAGCGTGTTTCTTAAAAACTGTCCTGAACTTCGCACGGGCTCCCGCACACGCTGGGGCACACCGGTGTTCGTACAGCTTTTAGGAGGTCAAGCCGAGCCGTTAGCTTTGAATGCTGAACGTGCCGTCAAACTCGGAGCCTTAGGTATTGATTTGAATTTTGGCTGCCCAGCTAAAACTGTGAACCGTCACGATGGTGGCGCTTCGTTGCTAAAATCCTGCGACCGTGTTCACACGATCGTGGATACAGTTCGTAAGGCTGTACCAGCTCACGTACCAGTGACTGCGAAAATCCGTCTGGGTTTTGACGATCCCACAAAATGTATTGACATTGCGCAAGCAGTTGAAGCAGCGAACGCTTCCTGGCTGACGATCCACTGCCGTACAAAGACAGATGGTTACAAACCACCTGCGTACTGGGAATGGATCCCTCGCATTAAAGAAAAAACTAAGATCAAGATTATCGCGAATGGCGAAATCTGGAATGTTCATGATTTTCACCGCTGCGTGGAAGTCACGGGCTGCGACGATTACATGATTGGCCGTGGAGTGATGAGCAACCCGTTTATTTTTAAACAGATCAAACAAAGCCTCAAACAAGAGACTGTCGAAGAAATGAACTGGCAACGTGCGAAGCCTTTGCTTCCGCAGTTCTTTGCTGCCAGCACTGAGTACATCAATGACTATTTCGCAGTTTCCCGCACGAAACAGTGGTTGAAGGCTTTGTCGTTGAAAAATACCGAGGCAAAAGAAGTTTTCGACCAAATCAAGATCTTAAAAAAACCCCAAGAATTCCACTCCCACCTTCTAAAAGTTACCGAATAG